One genomic region from Thalassotalea sp. PS06 encodes:
- a CDS encoding aldo/keto reductase family oxidoreductase: MNKTIPLSRHIDNVSPLVIGCMGLGGGWNQNPINDADIKQAHQLIDTGLEAGINVFDHADIYTFGKAEQVFGKVLQQRPELREQLILQSKCGIRFEDENGPKRFDFSKTWIQQSVDNILKRLNTDKLDILMLHRPDPLMEVEEVAEAFSELQQAGKVASFGVSNMHSTQLAFLQSALDVPLVSNQLELSLSRLDWLEQNINTNVYGPQNGNFDASMMAYCQQHNIQIQAWGSLSQGLFTGQDVSQQPQHIQQTADLVARLANDYQVSREAIVIAFLLRHPANIQPVLGTTNPARIRACAQALNIPLSREHWYSLYVSARGQDLP; the protein is encoded by the coding sequence AATTCCCTTGAGTCGACACATCGACAATGTAAGTCCTTTGGTTATAGGTTGTATGGGCCTTGGCGGAGGTTGGAATCAAAACCCAATCAACGATGCTGATATTAAGCAGGCCCACCAATTAATTGATACCGGTCTGGAAGCCGGCATCAATGTGTTTGATCATGCTGATATCTATACCTTTGGCAAAGCCGAGCAAGTTTTTGGTAAAGTCCTACAGCAACGTCCTGAACTTCGCGAACAGCTGATTCTGCAATCAAAATGCGGGATTCGCTTTGAAGATGAAAATGGCCCTAAGCGTTTCGATTTTTCCAAAACCTGGATTCAGCAATCCGTTGATAACATCCTCAAACGGTTAAATACCGACAAGCTCGATATATTGATGCTGCATCGCCCGGATCCACTCATGGAAGTTGAAGAAGTTGCCGAGGCATTTTCCGAGTTACAACAAGCTGGAAAGGTAGCGAGCTTTGGTGTATCCAATATGCACTCGACTCAATTGGCGTTTTTGCAATCCGCGCTTGATGTTCCTTTGGTAAGTAACCAATTGGAGTTGAGTTTGAGTCGTCTTGACTGGCTTGAGCAAAATATTAATACCAATGTCTATGGACCACAAAATGGTAATTTTGATGCCTCAATGATGGCCTATTGCCAGCAACATAATATTCAGATTCAGGCCTGGGGAAGCTTGAGCCAAGGCTTATTCACCGGTCAGGATGTATCCCAACAACCTCAGCATATTCAGCAAACCGCAGATTTGGTTGCGCGCCTTGCTAATGATTATCAGGTTAGCCGCGAAGCTATTGTCATCGCATTTTTGTTGCGCCACCCTGCTAACATCCAACCGGTTCTTGGCACGACAAATCCTGCTCGTATTAGAGCTTGTGCCCAGGCCCTTAACATCCCCCTTAGTCGCGAACACTGGTACTCGCTCTATGTATCCGCTCGCGGCCAGGACTTACCTTAA
- a CDS encoding SDR family oxidoreductase — MTNPLNENYSLQDKVAIVTGGGKGLGRTITEYLLNQGMKVAICSRTESTITATVNELSKSFPGKIIGSVCDVADSAQVSEFTSMVQQQFGTVHVLVNNSGFGKDTLVWKTSEADWDSVMDTNVKGAFLMSKALLPAMVEGREGYIINIASQAALNGYANAGVYCASKFAMLGLGKALQEEVREFDIHVHTLNPALIQSQKTDQEAVNNSLIQNQDLASMIVYLLSQPRRLKIDNIGMWGFK, encoded by the coding sequence ATGACAAATCCATTAAACGAAAACTATTCATTACAAGATAAAGTCGCGATTGTGACTGGTGGCGGCAAAGGGTTAGGCAGAACCATAACCGAATACCTGCTAAACCAGGGCATGAAAGTCGCGATTTGTTCAAGAACGGAGTCAACAATTACGGCTACCGTTAACGAATTGAGTAAATCCTTTCCAGGAAAAATTATCGGCTCCGTTTGTGATGTTGCCGATAGTGCCCAGGTCAGTGAGTTTACCTCTATGGTTCAGCAGCAATTTGGTACCGTACATGTGCTTGTAAACAACAGTGGATTTGGTAAAGACACCTTAGTCTGGAAAACCAGCGAAGCGGACTGGGACAGTGTTATGGATACCAATGTGAAGGGCGCGTTCTTAATGTCAAAAGCGCTATTACCTGCCATGGTCGAAGGCAGGGAAGGCTATATCATTAACATTGCATCACAGGCGGCTTTAAATGGTTACGCTAATGCCGGTGTCTATTGTGCTTCTAAATTTGCCATGCTTGGCCTTGGTAAAGCCTTGCAAGAAGAAGTCCGGGAGTTTGATATCCATGTTCATACCCTTAACCCGGCATTAATCCAATCTCAGAAAACCGATCAGGAAGCAGTGAATAACAGCCTTATTCAAAATCAGGATCTCGCTTCTATGATTGTCTATCTGCTAAGCCAACCTAGGCGATTAAAAATCGATAATATTGGTATGTGGGGCTTTAAATAA